One window of the Clostridium sp. MB40-C1 genome contains the following:
- the citX gene encoding citrate lyase holo-[acyl-carrier protein] synthase, producing MKYSKEDILVDKKNRFKFQEALIKKFNMPLVVVTVNYPGTSRYNDITNNIIENIDNIISDIFSFYIHFKVLRITGEGPILTIALDKDPKEIKQTAIQIEDKHILGKCVDIEIYDKDTNKIERNELGYFEKRCFLCNNYWKECKELNIHRDDEIMQYVVEKYREYMDSFSGRSI from the coding sequence ATGAAATATAGCAAAGAAGATATTTTAGTAGATAAAAAAAATAGATTTAAATTTCAAGAGGCACTTATAAAAAAGTTTAATATGCCTTTGGTTGTAGTGACTGTTAATTATCCAGGAACAAGTAGATATAATGATATTACTAACAATATTATTGAAAACATAGACAATATTATTTCAGATATATTTTCTTTTTATATACATTTTAAGGTTTTAAGAATAACGGGAGAGGGACCAATATTAACTATTGCATTAGACAAGGATCCCAAAGAAATAAAACAAACGGCTATACAAATTGAAGATAAGCATATTTTAGGAAAATGTGTTGACATAGAAATATATGATAAAGATACAAATAAGATAGAGAGAAATGAATTAGGGTATTTTGAAAAAAGATGTTTTTTATGCAATAACTATTGGAAAGAATGTAAAGAACTAAATATTCATAGGGACGATGAAATAATGCAATATGTAGTGGAAAAGTATAGAGAATATATGGATAGCTTTTCTGGAAGAAGTATATAA
- a CDS encoding Na/Pi cotransporter family protein: protein MNYIMIFQLLGGLGLFVYGMKLMGDGLQKAAGEKLKKILEVLTSNRIFAVLVGAGVTAIIQSSSATTVMTVGFVNAGLLNLFQAAGVIMGANIGTTMTAQLIAFKLSDVAPLVLAIGAAMVLFSKKKKTRDIGDIVLGFGILFVGMEIMKTSMEPLGEMESFKNLVLTLGKHPVLGVLVGLAMTATVQSSSATIGILMALAGTNAITLDAALPILFGDNMGTCVTALLASIGTTKNAKRASLIHLTFNTIGTVIFMLCLGLVLKIVPILGGDIQRQIANTHTLFNIVNVIIQVPFIPLLVEFVNKLVPGEDKADNVHNLEYLDKRLLETPSIACGQLVKEIVRMGKLSSRNLDNSMETFFTGNEELISSVLEQENLINFLQREITDYMILLANADLSQNQSQLVSSLFHVVSDIERIGDHSKNITELAELKINDSVMFSEKGLDDAREMYSAASEAVNYSIAALENFDHNKAKQVIEVESKIDTLEKKFRDEHFARLNNRECNTAGSAIFIDLVTNLERVGDHSTNIALMVLDKK from the coding sequence ATGAATTACATAATGATTTTTCAATTATTAGGTGGATTGGGACTATTTGTTTATGGAATGAAACTCATGGGAGATGGTCTTCAAAAAGCTGCAGGAGAAAAGTTAAAAAAAATTCTTGAGGTACTAACTAGTAATCGAATTTTTGCTGTGCTTGTTGGTGCTGGTGTTACTGCAATAATTCAAAGTAGTAGTGCTACAACAGTAATGACTGTAGGATTTGTTAATGCTGGACTTCTTAATTTATTTCAAGCTGCTGGAGTTATTATGGGAGCAAACATAGGTACAACTATGACTGCTCAACTTATAGCTTTTAAATTATCTGATGTTGCTCCTTTAGTTTTAGCAATAGGTGCAGCTATGGTATTATTCAGTAAAAAGAAAAAGACAAGGGATATTGGAGATATCGTTCTTGGTTTTGGTATTTTATTTGTAGGAATGGAAATAATGAAAACTTCTATGGAACCTTTAGGTGAGATGGAAAGCTTCAAAAACCTAGTGCTTACTTTAGGTAAACATCCAGTATTAGGCGTTCTTGTTGGATTAGCTATGACTGCAACAGTACAAAGTAGTAGTGCTACTATTGGTATACTTATGGCTTTAGCTGGAACTAATGCTATTACTTTAGATGCAGCACTACCAATACTTTTTGGTGATAACATGGGAACATGTGTTACAGCTCTTTTAGCAAGTATTGGAACTACTAAAAATGCAAAGAGAGCATCTCTTATACACTTAACCTTTAATACAATAGGAACGGTCATATTCATGCTATGTCTAGGTCTTGTGCTAAAGATTGTGCCTATACTTGGAGGAGACATACAAAGACAAATAGCAAATACTCATACTTTATTTAACATTGTTAATGTAATAATTCAAGTACCTTTTATTCCTTTACTAGTTGAGTTTGTTAATAAATTGGTACCAGGAGAAGATAAAGCAGATAATGTACATAACTTAGAATATCTTGACAAACGTCTTTTAGAAACTCCATCAATAGCTTGTGGCCAATTAGTAAAAGAAATTGTAAGAATGGGTAAACTTTCTTCTAGAAATTTGGATAATTCTATGGAAACATTTTTTACAGGAAATGAAGAATTAATAAGTTCTGTCCTTGAACAAGAAAACCTTATTAATTTTCTGCAAAGAGAAATAACTGATTATATGATTCTTTTAGCAAATGCTGATTTATCACAAAACCAATCACAACTTGTGTCCTCTCTATTCCATGTTGTAAGTGATATAGAGAGAATAGGTGATCATTCAAAAAATATTACAGAATTAGCTGAATTGAAAATAAATGATTCTGTCATGTTTTCTGAAAAAGGATTAGATGACGCTAGAGAAATGTATTCAGCAGCTAGCGAAGCTGTTAATTATTCAATAGCTGCTCTAGAGAATTTTGATCATAATAAAGCAAAGCAAGTTATAGAAGTAGAATCAAAAATAGACACACTAGAAAAGAAATTTAGAGATGAACACTTTGCTAGATTAAATAATAGAGAATGTAACACAGCTGGTAGTGCAATATTCATTGACTTGGTAACAAACCTTGAAAGAGTAGGTGACCACTCAACAAATATAGCCCTAATGGTGTTAGATAAAAAATAA
- a CDS encoding DUF4652 domain-containing protein has product MKNHSAFRYNKGLSFIVCLMLAGNIAVLTGCSKNKVENNAVASQSDTSKNNEVVVENSEEKAKNNNEDTKKDIEKKESNKKPMASKQGESKKGFNFVKHKLDKNKEPGFSTQWKKSTNSKLSACIEGKGPDGNEEGVGKIYVKDLSSNEKWFLELITEDKQNSPKINLEWLDDENIAIIMGMAYGTVGVGGNVYKVNVKTGKTEVLYNTNSTKKQVISMKKANNSLELEVLIYDDDNFENSHNEKKIINLGGK; this is encoded by the coding sequence ATGAAAAATCATAGTGCTTTTAGATATAATAAAGGTTTAAGTTTTATAGTATGTTTAATGTTAGCAGGGAATATTGCAGTGCTTACTGGATGCTCTAAAAATAAAGTAGAAAATAATGCAGTTGCTTCACAAAGTGATACTTCTAAAAATAATGAAGTTGTAGTAGAAAATTCTGAGGAGAAAGCTAAGAATAATAATGAAGATACTAAAAAAGATATTGAAAAAAAAGAAAGCAATAAAAAACCAATGGCAAGTAAGCAAGGCGAAAGTAAAAAGGGTTTTAATTTTGTTAAACATAAATTAGATAAGAATAAAGAACCAGGATTTTCAACACAATGGAAAAAATCTACTAATAGCAAGTTAAGTGCATGTATAGAGGGTAAGGGGCCTGATGGAAATGAAGAAGGAGTAGGAAAAATATATGTAAAGGACTTATCAAGTAATGAAAAATGGTTTCTTGAACTTATAACGGAAGACAAGCAAAATTCTCCAAAGATAAACTTAGAATGGTTAGATGATGAAAATATAGCAATTATAATGGGAATGGCATATGGAACAGTGGGAGTAGGAGGAAATGTATATAAAGTTAATGTTAAAACAGGTAAAACAGAGGTTTTATATAATACAAACAGTACAAAGAAACAAGTTATATCTATGAAAAAGGCTAATAATAGTTTAGAACTTGAAGTATTAATATATGATGATGATAATTTTGAAAATAGCCACAACGAAAAGAAAATAATAAATTTAGGGGGAAAATAG
- a CDS encoding NAD(P)/FAD-dependent oxidoreductase, protein MSERYDIAIVGSGPAGLEAAVNAKIRNKNIIVFGNKDLSSKLMKAPKINNYLGFYDITGIELKERYENHIKSMGIQITEERINSIYAMGDYFALMVNEKTYEAKAVILATGMEYGKPMKGEEEFLGKGVGYCATCDAPLYKDKIVTVVGYNKEAEEEANYVSELATTLYYIPMYRGEYNLSDKVIVIKDKPLEITGDDRVNKIVLKENNLETDGVFILKDSISPNQLVPGLEMENEHIKVNRRMETNIKNCYAAGDCTGKPYQYMKAAGEGQIAALSAVDSIS, encoded by the coding sequence ATGAGTGAGAGATATGATATAGCTATTGTAGGCTCTGGGCCTGCAGGGCTTGAAGCTGCTGTAAATGCTAAAATAAGAAATAAAAATATAATTGTTTTTGGCAATAAAGATTTAAGCTCTAAACTAATGAAAGCTCCAAAGATAAATAACTACTTAGGATTTTATGATATTACAGGAATTGAACTTAAAGAACGTTATGAAAATCATATAAAGAGTATGGGTATACAAATAACAGAAGAAAGAATTAATTCCATATATGCCATGGGAGACTATTTTGCTTTAATGGTAAATGAAAAAACATATGAAGCTAAAGCAGTTATATTAGCTACAGGTATGGAATATGGTAAACCAATGAAAGGTGAAGAGGAATTTTTAGGTAAGGGCGTAGGGTATTGTGCTACTTGTGATGCTCCACTATATAAAGATAAAATAGTTACAGTAGTAGGCTATAATAAAGAGGCTGAAGAAGAAGCTAACTATGTAAGTGAACTTGCAACTACTTTATATTATATTCCTATGTATAGGGGTGAGTATAATCTAAGCGATAAGGTTATAGTGATAAAGGATAAACCATTAGAAATTACTGGAGATGACAGAGTTAATAAAATTGTTCTTAAAGAAAATAATTTAGAAACAGATGGTGTATTTATATTGAAAGATAGTATATCTCCAAATCAATTAGTTCCTGGATTAGAAATGGAAAATGAGCACATAAAAGTAAATAGAAGAATGGAAACTAATATAAAAAATTGTTATGCAGCTGGAGATTGTACTGGAAAACCATATCAATATATGAAAGCAGCTGGAGAAGGGCAAATAGCTGCTTTATCAGCAGTAGATAGTATATCATAA
- a CDS encoding tetratricopeptide repeat protein — MLKRFSLKTKLIIFIIISIISICIIIKEGINNRKANSITNKKIEIKSSSNEEVKLQNKSKDTEIIKDKGNLYLEEKYKKGYDTFHRGNYEEAIKIVDEVIAKDKNFYKAYSIKGIALCFLGNYEEGMKFINKCLQINPQYGYGRFNKALGYELYGHYDEALRWYDKALEVERYIWSYYGKASIYGRRGDINNTVKYLKIAINMDSSVKKIAEEERDFNNVRKFKEFKELVK; from the coding sequence ATGTTAAAAAGATTTTCTTTGAAGACGAAGCTAATAATTTTTATTATAATTTCTATAATATCAATATGTATTATTATTAAAGAAGGAATAAATAATAGAAAAGCAAATTCAATAACAAACAAGAAAATAGAAATTAAGTCTTCTTCAAATGAGGAAGTAAAACTACAGAATAAAAGTAAAGATACAGAAATAATTAAAGATAAAGGGAATTTGTATTTAGAGGAGAAATATAAAAAAGGATATGATACTTTTCATAGGGGAAATTATGAAGAAGCAATAAAGATAGTAGATGAAGTAATTGCAAAAGATAAAAATTTTTATAAAGCGTATAGCATTAAAGGAATAGCTTTATGTTTTCTTGGTAATTATGAAGAAGGTATGAAGTTTATAAATAAATGTCTGCAAATAAACCCCCAATATGGTTATGGAAGGTTTAATAAAGCTCTTGGGTATGAATTATATGGACACTATGATGAAGCTTTAAGGTGGTATGATAAGGCATTAGAAGTTGAACGATATATATGGAGTTATTATGGTAAGGCTAGTATATATGGTAGACGTGGAGATATAAACAATACGGTAAAATATCTAAAAATAGCTATAAATATGGATTCTTCTGTAAAGAAGATTGCTGAAGAAGAAAGAGATTTTAATAATGTAAGGAAATTTAAAGAGTTTAAAGAACTTGTTAAGTAA
- a CDS encoding cell wall hydrolase: MKKTFVSIIMLIILVLSLFNYANAQVLRDTDTKNLYKEEAQIVTVFNTNGQNFYLTNSDIHLMAQVVYAESCAEPYEGKIAVASVILNRLRDGRFPNNVEGVVKQKSAFSCVRNGNITVTPDENCYRAVKEALKGNDPTNNAIYFYNPKIATSKWMKNINKSNVKKIGNHVFFIVQ; encoded by the coding sequence ATGAAAAAAACATTTGTTAGCATAATTATGTTAATTATTTTAGTTCTATCTTTATTTAATTATGCCAACGCTCAAGTTCTAAGAGATACAGACACAAAGAATTTATATAAGGAGGAAGCACAAATAGTAACTGTTTTTAACACTAACGGACAAAACTTTTACTTAACTAATTCAGATATACATTTAATGGCTCAAGTTGTATATGCAGAAAGTTGCGCAGAGCCTTATGAAGGTAAGATTGCAGTAGCCTCTGTAATACTAAATAGACTTCGTGATGGTAGGTTCCCTAATAATGTTGAAGGGGTTGTAAAACAAAAATCAGCTTTTTCTTGTGTTAGAAATGGAAATATAACTGTAACTCCTGATGAAAATTGTTACCGTGCTGTAAAAGAAGCTCTAAAGGGCAATGATCCAACAAATAATGCAATTTACTTTTACAATCCAAAGATAGCTACATCCAAGTGGATGAAAAATATAAATAAATCAAATGTAAAAAAAATTGGTAATCACGTGTTTTTTATAGTCCAATAA
- the ptsP gene encoding phosphoenolpyruvate--protein phosphotransferase translates to MKKGIAASKGYAIGHVVIKEDSEVKIIETIIADIESEKARLHEAIINSKEQLEKIKEKAEKELGAEKAAVFESHMMLLEDPEFAGAIEMNIESSKINAEKALADVVSMYMGIFDSMEDEYMRERAADVKDVGNRILANLTGKLGGGLDNLNENTIIVAHDLTPSDTAQLDKSKVIGFLTNIGGRTSHSAIMARTLEIPAVVGLKDITKCVKNGDIVILDGEEGIAIINPDETLISEYKQKKEVYEKEKEELKKLINIETVTKSGKRIEVCGNIGKAEDIHQVLENGGDGVGLFRTEFLYMDREEMPTEEEQFESYKYVAEKSNPKPIVIRTLDIGGDKKLPYLPLPEEMNPFLGYRAIRLCLDKKDIFKIQLRALLRASAYGNIKIMFPMISSLEEFLTSKEVLSECMEELKSEGKEFNSDLEVGMMVEIPAAAICADELAKHVDFFSIGTNDLIQYTLAADRMNEKVSYLYKPNHPAVLRLIKMTIDAAHKEGKWCGMCGEVAGDEAMIPTLVEYGLDEFSMSATSILKAKQIIMNN, encoded by the coding sequence ATGAAAAAAGGAATTGCTGCATCAAAAGGATATGCAATAGGACATGTTGTAATTAAAGAGGACAGTGAAGTAAAAATAATAGAAACAATAATAGCAGATATAGAATCTGAAAAAGCAAGATTGCATGAGGCAATTATAAATTCAAAAGAACAATTAGAAAAAATAAAAGAGAAAGCAGAAAAAGAGCTTGGTGCAGAAAAAGCAGCTGTTTTTGAAAGTCATATGATGCTCTTAGAAGATCCTGAGTTTGCTGGAGCAATTGAAATGAACATTGAATCATCTAAAATAAATGCGGAGAAGGCATTGGCTGATGTAGTATCTATGTATATGGGTATTTTTGATTCTATGGAAGATGAGTATATGAGAGAAAGAGCAGCTGATGTAAAAGATGTTGGGAATAGAATACTTGCTAACCTTACAGGAAAGTTAGGGGGAGGGTTAGACAATTTAAATGAAAATACAATAATAGTTGCTCATGATTTAACTCCTTCCGATACAGCTCAACTGGATAAGAGTAAAGTTATTGGATTTTTAACTAACATAGGAGGACGAACTTCTCACAGTGCTATTATGGCAAGAACTTTAGAAATACCGGCTGTTGTAGGATTAAAAGATATAACTAAGTGTGTGAAAAATGGAGATATTGTTATATTAGATGGAGAAGAGGGTATAGCAATAATAAACCCTGATGAAACATTAATAAGTGAATATAAACAAAAAAAGGAAGTTTATGAAAAAGAGAAGGAAGAGTTGAAAAAACTTATTAATATTGAAACAGTAACAAAATCAGGAAAACGTATAGAAGTTTGTGGAAATATAGGTAAAGCAGAAGACATACACCAAGTTCTTGAAAATGGTGGAGATGGTGTAGGTTTATTTAGGACAGAGTTTTTGTACATGGATAGAGAGGAAATGCCTACTGAAGAAGAACAATTTGAATCATATAAATATGTAGCTGAGAAATCTAATCCAAAGCCTATAGTTATAAGAACACTTGATATAGGGGGAGATAAAAAATTACCATATCTTCCGTTGCCAGAAGAAATGAATCCTTTCTTAGGATATAGAGCAATAAGACTTTGTCTTGATAAAAAAGATATATTCAAGATACAATTAAGAGCATTACTTAGAGCATCAGCTTATGGAAACATTAAAATAATGTTCCCTATGATTTCTTCATTAGAAGAATTTTTGACTTCTAAAGAAGTACTTAGTGAATGTATGGAAGAATTAAAATCAGAAGGAAAAGAATTTAACTCTGATTTAGAAGTTGGAATGATGGTGGAAATACCTGCAGCGGCAATTTGTGCTGATGAGCTTGCAAAGCATGTTGATTTCTTTAGTATAGGTACTAATGACTTAATTCAATATACATTAGCTGCAGACAGAATGAATGAAAAAGTTTCATATTTATATAAACCAAATCATCCAGCGGTTTTAAGATTAATTAAGATGACAATAGATGCAGCACATAAAGAAGGAAAATGGTGTGGAATGTGTGGAGAAGTAGCTGGTGATGAAGCAATGATTCCTACGCTTGTAGAATATGGTTTAGATGAATTTTCAATGAGTGCTACATCTATATTAAAAGCAAAGCAAATTATAATGAACAATTAG
- a CDS encoding sigma 54-interacting transcriptional regulator → MYKRNIKINIKNGIHTRVAATIVHKVSELKAKYNVELHIKKSNAHESIAVSMLALISLKIEENEEIEVSCLNSGIEGKKAVDELCSFISKELKPVNFSMTKIDAILEENTIANKQIIESIPVGVIVIDTNCKITTMNKYALKLINKEPKNVIGMFVKDIIPTSDLPYIIHSKENQYGKIQHIYNNIVIVNRSPIISDNKVLGAVGIFQDISELVGMKELNEKFKKILETSHELICFVDENRKISYINPSYEKYFDIDSESILGKDLMDISSNGLRMKVFSSKTKLQDIVHQKKDVNIISTVQPLFIDNSFKGVISISKPVDEIKSLMKKLENFEEELNYYKEELKRHTSLNSSFSNIIGHSTSLKECLVIADKASRSSSTVLIRGESGTGKELIAKAIHNNSCRKNNPFVRVNCAAIPENLLESELFGYEKGAFTGALKSKPGKFLIANNGTIFLDEIGDMPPSMQVKLLRVIQEKEFESIGGIDTKKVDVRILAATNKNLEEMMEKEEFREDLYYRLNVISIYLPSLKDRKEDINSLVEYFMKKISSKMNKKIIGINPDALIYIQNYHWPGNIRELENIIERAINMCDGEILTSKDLPFYITNNFSKNNNLINLVDEEILPMEEYEKEIIKLAMKKYKSYNKAGKALGLTHRTVSLKCKKYGINTDNL, encoded by the coding sequence ATGTATAAAAGAAATATTAAAATTAATATTAAAAATGGAATACATACTCGTGTAGCAGCTACAATCGTTCATAAAGTATCTGAATTAAAAGCAAAATATAATGTAGAACTACATATAAAAAAATCAAATGCTCATGAATCTATAGCTGTAAGTATGTTAGCTTTAATTTCTTTAAAAATTGAAGAAAATGAAGAAATCGAAGTCTCTTGTTTAAACTCAGGTATAGAAGGAAAAAAAGCTGTAGATGAATTATGTAGCTTTATCTCTAAAGAACTAAAACCTGTTAACTTTTCTATGACAAAAATTGATGCTATTTTAGAAGAAAATACTATTGCAAATAAACAAATTATAGAAAGTATCCCTGTTGGTGTTATAGTAATTGATACTAATTGTAAAATCACCACTATGAATAAATATGCTCTTAAACTAATAAATAAAGAACCCAAAAATGTAATTGGTATGTTTGTAAAAGATATTATACCAACTTCTGATTTACCTTATATAATACATAGTAAAGAAAACCAGTACGGTAAAATACAACACATATATAATAACATTGTAATTGTAAATCGTTCACCTATAATATCAGATAATAAGGTTTTAGGAGCAGTAGGTATTTTTCAAGATATATCTGAACTTGTTGGTATGAAAGAATTAAATGAAAAATTTAAGAAGATACTAGAAACATCTCATGAATTAATTTGTTTTGTAGATGAGAATCGTAAAATCAGCTACATAAACCCTTCCTATGAGAAATATTTTGACATAGATAGTGAAAGTATACTTGGTAAAGACTTGATGGATATTTCATCTAATGGACTAAGAATGAAAGTATTTAGTTCTAAAACTAAACTACAAGATATAGTTCATCAAAAAAAGGATGTAAATATAATTTCTACAGTACAGCCCCTATTTATAGATAATTCTTTTAAAGGTGTTATTTCTATTTCTAAACCAGTAGATGAAATTAAATCTCTTATGAAAAAATTAGAAAATTTTGAAGAGGAATTAAATTATTATAAAGAAGAATTAAAAAGACACACTTCTTTAAATAGTTCTTTCAGCAATATTATAGGACATAGCACAAGCTTAAAAGAATGTTTAGTAATCGCTGATAAAGCTTCTAGATCTTCTTCCACTGTACTAATACGTGGAGAAAGTGGTACTGGAAAAGAACTTATTGCAAAAGCAATTCATAATAATAGTTGTAGAAAAAATAATCCTTTTGTAAGAGTTAATTGCGCAGCCATACCAGAAAATCTCCTAGAAAGTGAGTTGTTTGGATACGAAAAAGGTGCCTTTACAGGAGCATTAAAAAGCAAACCTGGTAAATTTCTCATAGCTAATAATGGAACTATATTCTTAGATGAAATTGGAGATATGCCTCCTTCTATGCAAGTAAAATTGCTTAGAGTTATTCAAGAGAAAGAATTTGAAAGCATAGGTGGTATTGATACAAAGAAAGTAGATGTTAGAATACTAGCTGCTACAAATAAAAATCTAGAGGAAATGATGGAAAAAGAAGAATTTAGGGAAGACTTATATTACAGACTAAATGTAATAAGCATATATTTGCCATCCCTAAAAGATAGAAAAGAAGACATTAATTCTTTAGTAGAATACTTTATGAAAAAAATCAGTTCTAAAATGAATAAGAAAATCATCGGTATAAATCCAGATGCTTTAATCTATATTCAAAATTATCATTGGCCAGGTAATATACGTGAACTTGAAAATATAATAGAAAGAGCCATTAATATGTGTGATGGTGAAATCTTAACTAGTAAGGATTTACCTTTTTACATAACAAATAATTTTTCTAAGAACAATAACTTAATAAACTTAGTAGATGAAGAAATTTTACCCATGGAAGAATATGAGAAAGAGATTATAAAATTAGCTATGAAAAAATATAAAAGCTATAATAAAGCAGGAAAAGCATTAGGACTAACGCATAGAACTGTATCACTTAAATGTAAAAAATATGGAATAAATACAGACAATTTGTAA
- a CDS encoding tetratricopeptide repeat protein, which translates to MDKSNKLYLKALNQYESGYIDNAIATCEESISINMKNRASINLKGLLYYFKGDIEGARALWKLNSQVNNDEVSKKYLQSLNKDEKNLCAYTKAVNYIKQLKIQEALTLLIECSESDYNCINVSNAIATCYIKLGQYDKAISYINKVIKIDKKNEISLQNKKEVIKYGISRKKLESTQSNSLIKKLSIVAILILFVIFIAKFNLKGIKDTAISFKKPKVNANINLNNKKQQIDKVTDTSNKQKKSIETKQEKFPYDDFKKCLDQKDYNKLFNYVSKWKNENLSINDKSLFAKGEELLKNEGVKYFYTNGKDELLLRKDYKKAIDNLLKAYSFGANSYLYQDIIYMIGVSYHNLGDVENALKYFNQYDINYSKGSYEEEVLYRLVVLNKNINLKKSKEYAEKLVSNYPNSDYNNSLVKSLLSN; encoded by the coding sequence ATGGATAAGTCAAATAAGCTATATTTAAAGGCTTTAAACCAATATGAGAGCGGATATATAGATAATGCGATAGCAACATGTGAAGAAAGTATTTCAATAAATATGAAAAATAGAGCATCGATCAACTTAAAGGGATTATTATACTATTTCAAAGGGGATATAGAAGGTGCTAGAGCTCTTTGGAAATTAAATTCTCAAGTAAATAATGATGAAGTATCTAAGAAGTATTTACAAAGTTTGAATAAGGATGAAAAAAATTTATGTGCATATACTAAAGCCGTAAATTATATTAAGCAACTTAAAATACAAGAGGCGCTAACATTACTTATAGAATGTAGTGAAAGTGATTATAATTGCATAAATGTTAGTAATGCAATAGCTACTTGCTATATAAAGCTAGGTCAATACGATAAAGCAATTAGTTATATAAATAAGGTTATAAAAATAGACAAAAAAAATGAAATATCATTACAAAATAAAAAAGAAGTTATTAAATATGGAATTAGTAGAAAAAAATTAGAATCAACTCAATCAAATAGTTTAATTAAAAAGTTAAGTATAGTAGCGATTTTGATACTATTTGTTATATTTATAGCAAAATTTAATTTAAAAGGAATAAAGGATACTGCCATTAGTTTCAAAAAACCAAAAGTTAATGCTAACATTAATTTAAACAATAAAAAGCAACAAATAGATAAGGTTACTGATACAAGCAATAAGCAAAAGAAAAGTATAGAAACTAAACAAGAAAAATTTCCATATGATGATTTTAAAAAGTGCTTAGATCAGAAGGATTATAATAAACTTTTCAACTATGTTTCTAAATGGAAAAATGAAAATTTAAGTATAAATGATAAAAGCTTATTTGCTAAAGGTGAAGAATTATTAAAGAATGAAGGAGTAAAATATTTTTATACTAATGGTAAAGATGAATTATTATTGCGTAAAGACTATAAGAAGGCTATAGATAATTTGTTGAAAGCTTATTCCTTTGGAGCAAATAGTTATTTATATCAAGATATTATCTATATGATAGGTGTTTCTTATCATAATTTAGGAGATGTAGAAAATGCTTTAAAATATTTCAATCAATATGATATAAATTATTCTAAGGGTAGCTATGAGGAAGAAGTATTGTATAGGCTTGTTGTATTGAATAAAAATATAAATTTAAAAAAATCTAAAGAATATGCTGAAAAATTAGTTAGTAATTACCCAAATTCTGATTATAATAATTCTTTAGTTAAGAGTCTATTAAGCAATTAA
- the trxA gene encoding thioredoxin: MVREIGGSNFIQEVINSEIPAVVDFWAPWCGPCRMLGPVMDEVAEEMGNKAKFFKMNVDENTAIAQKYKISSIPCVMIFKDGEVVETMVGFRPKQDIERLIAMHL, encoded by the coding sequence ATGGTAAGAGAAATCGGAGGTTCAAATTTTATACAAGAAGTTATAAATTCTGAAATACCAGCTGTTGTTGATTTTTGGGCACCATGGTGTGGACCTTGCAGGATGTTAGGACCAGTTATGGATGAAGTGGCTGAAGAAATGGGGAATAAAGCTAAGTTTTTTAAGATGAATGTGGATGAAAATACAGCAATAGCTCAAAAATATAAAATTTCTAGTATACCATGTGTTATGATTTTTAAAGATGGAGAAGTAGTAGAAACAATGGTAGGATTTAGACCTAAACAAGATATAGAAAGATTAATTGCAATGCACCTATAA